The Thermodesulfobacteriota bacterium DNA window CGGAACTCTCCCTCGTATTTTGCCCCATCCGGAGAAGTCATCGTCACTTTCCCTTCGGGTCGGCCATCCGTCCACTCCCCCTCGATTTTTCTTCCGTCCGGAAGGATCTTCGCTCCTTTGACCAGATGGCCTTTACTGAATTCTCCCTCAGATATCGATCCGTCCGGGAACGTCATCGACCCTTTAACAAGAGCGCCTTCGCTGAATTCTCCCTCGGATATTGATCCGTCCGGAAATGTGATTGCTCCGTTTACCAGAACGTCGTAGTTCCATTGTCCCTCGTATCGTTTCCCGTCCGGGAGCGTCAATGCCCCTTTCCCATGGTAAACGTCATCCTTTAATTCACCGGCGTATATCGTGCCGTCCGGTGAAGTCACCGTCCCCTCTACAATGGCACCATCCTCCCATTCTCCCTGGTATGTTGATCCGTCACGGAGCGTCAGGACCCCTTTGCCACTGTAAGCATCATCCTTTAATGCTCCCTCGTATTTGGTGCCGTCCGGAAACGTCACAGTCCCGGTGACGAAGGCATCGTTTCTGAACTCTCCAACATATACTGTCCCTTCCGGGAGCGTCATCACCCCTCTGCCTTCAGCATGGCCATCCTTGCATTCTCCCTCGTACGTCGCCCCGTTCGGAAGCGCCAGTTTCCCGTTTCCAGTAAAGTGGTCATCCTTTCGCTCTACCGCGTATTTTTGTCCGTCCGGGAGCGTCATCATCCCTTTTACCAGAACACCATCCCTGAATTCCCCTTCGTATTTCTGCCCACTGGGAAGAAGCATCACCCCTTTGCCTTCGGCACGGCCATCCTTGCATTCCCCCTCGTACTTGGCTCCGTCCGGGAGGGTCAGCAACCCTTTCGCCAGGACCCCGTCCTGCCATTCTCCTTCCTGTTTTTGTCCGTCCGGGAGGGTCATCGTGCCTTTCACAAAACTGCCGGCCTGAAAATCCCCCTCGTATTTTGTCCCGTCCGGAAGTGTCAGTGTCCCATTTATCAGGGTACCGTCTTTAAATTCTCCCGCGTACTTTTGCCCGTCCGGAAGGGTCATGACCCCGTTCCCTTCGGGACGGCCATGCTTGCAGTCCCCTTCGTATTGCGATCCGTCCGGGAGGGTCATCAACCCGTTCACGAAACGGCCGCCCTGGAAATTCCCCTCGAATTTTGTCCCGTCCGAAAGAGTGAGGGCCCCTTTCCCGTGGTAAGCGTAATCCTTGAATTGCCCCTCGTAAATGGCACCTTCCGGGGAAATCAGCGCCCCTTCGACAAAACTGCCGCCCTGGAAATTTCCCTCGAATCTTTTCCCGTCCGGGAGCGTCAGCACGCCTTTTCCCGCCGGGCGGCCATCCTTGCATTCCCCCTCGTATTTTTTGCCGTCCGGGAAGGTCAGCACCCCTTTTCCGGTGGGGCGACCGTTCTGGAATTCACCTTCATATGTTTTCCCGTCAGGCAGCCTCAACACCCCAATTCCCATGGGGCGTCCATCCCGGCATTCCCCTTCGTATTTTGATCCGTCCGGGGAAACCACCTGTCCTTTTACAAAACTGTCGGCCTTCCATTCCCCCTCGAATCTTTTCCCGTCCGGAAGAATCAGCGTCCCGTTCCCGTCGTAGGCATCATCCTTGAATTCTCCCTCGTATGTTGATCCGTCCGAGAATGTCTGTGTCCCCTGCCCATGTTTAACTTTTTTAAACAGGCTGACCTTCTTTATTTCACCCTCATATACATAACCATCTTTTTGCATTCTCCCGGGCTCCTTTCCATGTAATCCGTGACGACCTGTTTGACCCATTAATGTTACCACTATTTAAATTAAATTTCCATTCAGGACGGGAATCGGGTATGCAAAACCTTGACACACAAGTCCGGCCCTTGTTATGAACAATAAACAAGTTATGGTTGAAATCGACGATGAAAACCGCGATCATCTCGGATATTCATGGAAATCTTGAGGCGTTCACCAGCGTCCTGGCCGATATTCAAACGCAGCAGACCGACGGCATCGTTTCCCTGGGTGACAATATCGGTTACGGGGCGGATTCCGAAGAAGTCTTACAATTACTGATTGCCGGCCATATTCCCACCGTGCTGGGCAATCATGAGATGGCCGTTCTTGATGATACCGTTCTCGGCTGGCATAGAGGAGACGTCAGAAGGGCTATTGACATTGCCGCGGCAAGCCTTTCGGAACACTCCCTGAGATACTTGAGGGAATCCCGCACCAGCCTGTCGGATTCAGGGTGTCGCTTTGTTCATGGTTTTCCGCCGGATTCCTTCAGTCTCTACCTGCACCAGGCGGGTGATGACCAGTTGCGGCAGGCGTTTACGGAAATAAAGGATGATCTGTGTTTTGTGGGTCACACCCATAAGCTTAAGCTGCTGTATTACGAGAATGATCAGATCATGCTTCACCCCCTGGATAAAGGGCCCGTGCAAATCCGGCAAAACAGAAAATATTTAATCAACGTCGGCAGTGTCGGACAGCCCAGGGACGGTGACGTCCGGGCCCGGTATGTTATCTGGGATTCAGGAACCGGCCGGATAGAGGTCAGGGCGGTTGAATATGATGCCGCCGCCGCCGCCCGGAAAATAATCGCCGCCGGCATTCCTTCCAGGTTCGCCGCCCTGCTCCAGAGCAGGGGTTGAATCAGACGGAACAAACCGCTTTGACATGGAAACCGTCCAGAATATCGCCGGACGCGACAAACCCCATTTCCCCATCCATGAACCAGGCCGCCCTTTTTGATCGGGTATCCCCGCTCCAGATCCATTTCTGTACGGAAGACATGGCGGATTGGAAACAGAAGTCCTCTCCCGGCGGCGGGGGGTTCAACAGGGACAGGAGTTCATTGACGGTCGGCAGACGCCAGTTTTCATATCCGCCGAATTTCCGCCGGTTTAACGTGAATATGTAGGCGTGGGCCTGATCCCATGGCAACACGGACTCGGACCCGGCCTGCTGCCACGCCAGGTTCGTCGTGGCGTCAACCATCACACCGTCTGTTACGGCTCCAAAGCTGTTTTTAAGGTATTGCCGCGGTCGATGGTATTCATCGATTTGAAAAACCGATGCCGCGCGATTGGCCGGAACCCTTTCCGCCACGGATCGTAAAAGAACAGGACCGGATTCTTCCTTTGTTATCCGTCTGCCGGAATCGTCCGCAAGATTGCAGGCCGCCTGCTTCTGACGGCTGAAATCCCGGTAGCGGGTCCGGATCTCGTGACTCATTGATTCCGCGTCCTGAAACCGTTTATCCGGATCAGGGTGAATGGATTTTAAGATGAGCTCATCCCAGCCGTCATCCAACTCGGGGTTCAGGGCGCCCGGCCGTTTCAACGGTTGTTGGGGCAGTATTCCGGTCAGCATGCGATACAGCATCACCCCCATCGAATACAGATCCGCCCGGTGATCCGCTTTTTCCGGTGCCGCCACCTGCTCCGGCGCGGCATAATAGGGCGTGCCGATCATCACGTTTCCGGGGCCGGCCGGCCTTTCTCCCCGCCTTCTGGACAAGCCCAGATCCGTTATCTTGATAGCGTCCGCTTCGGTCAGCATCAGATTGAACGGTTTGATATCCCGGTGAACGATACCGGCCCGGTGAAGCCAGCCTAAGCCATCAAGCGTTTCCAGTATGTAACCGACGGCCTTTTCAACGCGCAGAACCCGCGACGGCCTGTCCGCCCAATAGGATTCGCCCATGATGAGGCCCAGGTTGCGGTAAAAGTATTCCATTACATAATAGACAAGCGTGTCATCCTGCTCCAGGCCCCAGACGCTTACCAGGCCGGGGTGGCGCAAATCCGACAGCATTTTGAATTCCTGAATAAACTGCTCGTAAATCCATTCCATTCCCATTTTATTGATCAGGTCCGGTCCCGGTTTTAATACTTTCAAGGCGGCAAACCGGTTTTCCCCGGGGAGGATAACCTTGTATACCTGTCCCATGGCCCCCTGCCCCAGACGCGACCTGATCGGATATTTACCGATGGATTTTATCTCTGTATTCATTTTTGAGATGGCCTCATATGCTCAAGCGCCCGATGATTCAGCCGCCTGCCGGATGGCTTCCAGAAGCCGGATCGTGAGCGCATGGAGCCTTGACGGCATACCGATCATCCTGGCGAACATCAGCAGGGGACCGCTGAAATGTTCGATGCTCGTCAGGTCCACGCCATTGCTCGTTTCCTTAAAATAAAATTCATGGACCGCGTGGATGCCCAGGCGGGAGCCCTGCCAGACCACTTTTTCCCCGGGACTGCAGTGCGTCACTTCCGGCGCGATGCGCAGGGGAAGAATCAGGGGGTTTAGCTCAAAGGAAATACAGGCGCCTTTGACCAGGGCGCTGCCCGTTTCAAACCGGCATTCCCGGCAGACCGGATTCCACTCTTTCCAGTGTTGAATGTCCGCGAACACGTCCCACACCCGTTGCAGAGGGGCGTTGATCTGAACAACGGCTTTGATGATCATGCCGGATCCTCAGGCAGAAAACAGGCCTGTCGGGAGAGCAGTTTCCCCGGGCCTCCGGCTTCTTCGGCCAGGGCGTTGCAGATGGCGGTTTCCATGGGGGTCAGATGAATGGGGATCAGGTCCCGGATGGTGTTTTCCCGGCAGACGGCCTTGTTTCTGAGCCCTTGGGCCAGGGGCAGGACCACGCCGGCGGGAACGGGGGTGATGAGGTGGACCCAGTAGGCGGAAAGCTTGATGGGCACCAGGGGCACCCCGATGATGGCGCGCGGAAGTTTCCTGACCCGGGCATACATCAGCATGAGATCCGCGTAGCTGAGGATCTGTTGACCGCCGATGTCAAAGGACCGGCCGGCGGTTTCCGGCGCTTCCAGACATCCGCAGAGATAGGCCAGGACATTGTCGATAGCGATGGGCTGGGACTGGGTGTAAACCCAGCGGGGGCAGAGGAGGACCGGCAGCCGTTCCACCAGATAGCGGATAATTTCAAAGGAGGCCCCGCCGGCCCCGATGATGACCGCGGCCCGCAGCACGGTGGTTTTCACCGTTCCGGCCTGAAGAATCCGGGCCACCTCATGGCGGCTGGCCAGATGATGGGACAATCGGTCCCCGGCATCCCCCAGGCCTCCCAGGTAAATAATCCGGGAAAGCCCGGCCCGTTCGGCGGCCTGCCTGAAATTGAGCGCGGCCCGGCGGTCTTTTTCCGCAAAGGCCAGGGTCTGGCGGATGCTCCGGCCGCCCATGGAATGCACCAGATAATAGGCGGCGTCCATGCCGTGAAGGGCCTGCGGCAGGGAGTCCGGGTCGAGAAGGTCGGCGTAAACGATTTCCGGTTCCCGCCGCAGCGGAATGTTCAGGTCCAGGGTTTCGCCGGCCCTGACCAGGCACCGGACCTGATATCCCCGCTCATCCAACTGGTAGAGCAGCCGCTTACCGATAAACCCGGTGGGGCCGGTGAGAAGAATTTTTTGATTCGCCATGGCGTTAATCCATTTCTTGCCGCCGGGGGCATTATATTTGTTTCTATTTAAATTCCGGCCAGATACCTGTATTCAGATTATCAACAACTCCGAAACGAATCAACTGGTTTGTCTTGTCTGCTGGTTCAGGCCGGGCACGACGAAAGCCCCTTCTTCCGGCGGGCGGAGTCCGGGGGGCTAACGTACGCTTCAAACATGAAGCCGACTTTTGTAGTATTCCGAGTCTTTTTCTGATAAATATTGAGCGATAGGCAATGAAAATCGAAGTGACCATATTCCACCTTAAGGAGAGCAGACAATATGAAGTCTGGAATATTTAAAAGCATCTGCTGTCTCGCGTTGACGACGTGGCTCTGCCTCCTGCCGGTGCTTCCGGTATCGGCCCAGGATCAATCCGCGCAACCGGTGGTGGTCGGCCGTATTTCCTATATAGCCGGGGAACTGCTGCGATATGTCCCGGAACAGAACGACTGGGTGGCCACGGTTGAGGACGCCCCTTTCGGCTTGAGCGACATTCTTTATTCCGGCGATAATACCCGGGCCGAATCCATATTTCCCAACGGCGCCTGGATACGCATGGGAGACGGTACCCAGGTCCAGCTCATCGCCGTCGGAGAAGAGTTTACCCGGGTCGACTTGGTTCAGGGCATGGCCCGTTTCTATAACCAGAGCGCCGATGGCGTGATCGAGGTTACGTCCGCCTTCGGCCGTGTCACCGCCCCCGGCCAGACGATTTTCGATTTTTACGCAGGCGATAAATCAGTGGAGGTAATCGCGCTGAAAGGAACCGTGACGTATACCCCGGTTTCCGGAACCGGCGGTTATGACGTCACCGCCAACGGCCCATCCATCATCGCCGACGGCAGCCAGGTCACTTCCGGGGACGGAAAAGCCGATGAAGACTGGGACGCTTTCAATTCCCAGCGGGACCGGGTATGGGCGGACCGGATCAGTCAGAGCGATACGTCCATGAGGTATCTGCCGCCGCGCCTGCATGAGGAGGCCTACGTCCTGGAGGAATATGGTCAATGGGATCGGGTCTATTATGAAGGCGCCTACCACCACTTCTGGCGGCCTGTTCGGGTCACCAGCGGGTGGGCGCCATTCACCCACGGCCACTGGACCGTCTGGTACGACGACAACTGCTGGATTCCCCATGAACCGTTCGGCTATATCACGCACCACTATGGCAGCTGGGTCCATCTCGGTCATCACTGGTACTGGGTACCGCCCAAGTCGGGCCGTCACATGGGTACCGGACCGGGCTTTGCCATGGAATACGCCTGGTATCCGGGCCGCGTGGCCTGGATTTACTCCGGGACAACCGTAGGCTGGATTCCGCTGACGCCTTTGGAACCTTATTACTGTCATCGGTACTGGGGGCCGCGGTGTAATGCCGGCGCTCACCGCTGGAGGTACTACACCGGCAGCCATGCTTATCGATACCGTCATCATGCCGTCATTATTAATCGCAACAGTTTTTACCGGACCGCTGATTACAGCAAACTGCGGCTCACCCAGGGCCCCGGCATTGACGAATTTAAAACAGCGCCGGTGCTGAACAACAGGGTCATTCCCAATTACAGCACCATTGCCAGTAAATATAATTTCACCAAAACCGTCGTGAATCAAAAACCGCATGAATCGGTGACACGAAAAATCCGGCCTGCGACTCAGGGCGTGCCGCCGTCCGTCCAGCAGATCGATAACAGCAAACGGCCAGGCACCATGCCGGCGATTAAAAAAACACCGGTGCCGGCGCCCCGGGTCACGGAACAGCCGGCGGCGACACCGGGACCCTCGCCGTCGCCCCGTCAGCCGCGCTGGGATCATAACAGGCAGATTCAGGCGCCTGCCGGTCAGAACCATTTACAACCGGGAGTGACTACACCGACGCCGCAACAGCCCCAATCCCTGCCGACATCTCCCCGGCATTACCGGAAGAAGGCGGAAACGCCGGCGCCGGCGCCGCGGATCACGGAACAGCCGGCGGTGACAACGGGCACCCCGCCGTCAAATCAACCGCCTCGGAACCGGAAAAATCAGATTCAAAAATCCAGCAGCCAGGGCAGCCCCCAACCGGGTGTGGATGCATCGATTCAACCACAGACCCAATCCCAGCCATCATCTCCCAAGCATTACCGGAAGACGTCTGAAACGCCGGCGACCACGCCACCGGTGGCGGAACAACCGGCGGTGACATCGGGCACGCCGCCGCAGCCGTCAAATCAACAACGCCGGAAACAAACGAAACCGGTTCAGGCACCTGCCGAACAAAAAATTATGCCGCCGGTTCAGACACCTGCCGGAAAGGCGATGTCACCGCCGGAGGCGCAGGTAACGACTCCACCCGACCCCCCACCCCAGACGAACACTTCCGGGCAGCAGCGGAAAAAAGGCAAGCATAAGCAGAATCAGCAGCCGCAGGTTCAGCCAAGCAGCGACCAGGGTCAGGTCCAGGACACGGAAGAAGAGGCACCGTAACCGGCAAGACAGCATAAAAGACAAAACCGGGCACTATTGTATGATGGGTATCTCTAAAAAATAAAAAACGCCCTTACAATGTCTGGTAGTTGATAATCTCCGTATACTCCCGGGTGTCCGGGTCTATAGTGATGAGCACGAACCAGTCGATGTCAT harbors:
- a CDS encoding metallophosphoesterase family protein; the protein is MKTAIISDIHGNLEAFTSVLADIQTQQTDGIVSLGDNIGYGADSEEVLQLLIAGHIPTVLGNHEMAVLDDTVLGWHRGDVRRAIDIAAASLSEHSLRYLRESRTSLSDSGCRFVHGFPPDSFSLYLHQAGDDQLRQAFTEIKDDLCFVGHTHKLKLLYYENDQIMLHPLDKGPVQIRQNRKYLINVGSVGQPRDGDVRARYVIWDSGTGRIEVRAVEYDAAAAARKIIAAGIPSRFAALLQSRG
- a CDS encoding protein kinase, which gives rise to MNTEIKSIGKYPIRSRLGQGAMGQVYKVILPGENRFAALKVLKPGPDLINKMGMEWIYEQFIQEFKMLSDLRHPGLVSVWGLEQDDTLVYYVMEYFYRNLGLIMGESYWADRPSRVLRVEKAVGYILETLDGLGWLHRAGIVHRDIKPFNLMLTEADAIKITDLGLSRRRGERPAGPGNVMIGTPYYAAPEQVAAPEKADHRADLYSMGVMLYRMLTGILPQQPLKRPGALNPELDDGWDELILKSIHPDPDKRFQDAESMSHEIRTRYRDFSRQKQAACNLADDSGRRITKEESGPVLLRSVAERVPANRAASVFQIDEYHRPRQYLKNSFGAVTDGVMVDATTNLAWQQAGSESVLPWDQAHAYIFTLNRRKFGGYENWRLPTVNELLSLLNPPPPGEDFCFQSAMSSVQKWIWSGDTRSKRAAWFMDGEMGFVASGDILDGFHVKAVCSV
- a CDS encoding SRPBCC family protein, with protein sequence MIIKAVVQINAPLQRVWDVFADIQHWKEWNPVCRECRFETGSALVKGACISFELNPLILPLRIAPEVTHCSPGEKVVWQGSRLGIHAVHEFYFKETSNGVDLTSIEHFSGPLLMFARMIGMPSRLHALTIRLLEAIRQAAESSGA
- a CDS encoding NAD(P)H-binding protein; amino-acid sequence: MANQKILLTGPTGFIGKRLLYQLDERGYQVRCLVRAGETLDLNIPLRREPEIVYADLLDPDSLPQALHGMDAAYYLVHSMGGRSIRQTLAFAEKDRRAALNFRQAAERAGLSRIIYLGGLGDAGDRLSHHLASRHEVARILQAGTVKTTVLRAAVIIGAGGASFEIIRYLVERLPVLLCPRWVYTQSQPIAIDNVLAYLCGCLEAPETAGRSFDIGGQQILSYADLMLMYARVRKLPRAIIGVPLVPIKLSAYWVHLITPVPAGVVLPLAQGLRNKAVCRENTIRDLIPIHLTPMETAICNALAEEAGGPGKLLSRQACFLPEDPA
- a CDS encoding DUF6600 domain-containing protein, whose amino-acid sequence is MKSGIFKSICCLALTTWLCLLPVLPVSAQDQSAQPVVVGRISYIAGELLRYVPEQNDWVATVEDAPFGLSDILYSGDNTRAESIFPNGAWIRMGDGTQVQLIAVGEEFTRVDLVQGMARFYNQSADGVIEVTSAFGRVTAPGQTIFDFYAGDKSVEVIALKGTVTYTPVSGTGGYDVTANGPSIIADGSQVTSGDGKADEDWDAFNSQRDRVWADRISQSDTSMRYLPPRLHEEAYVLEEYGQWDRVYYEGAYHHFWRPVRVTSGWAPFTHGHWTVWYDDNCWIPHEPFGYITHHYGSWVHLGHHWYWVPPKSGRHMGTGPGFAMEYAWYPGRVAWIYSGTTVGWIPLTPLEPYYCHRYWGPRCNAGAHRWRYYTGSHAYRYRHHAVIINRNSFYRTADYSKLRLTQGPGIDEFKTAPVLNNRVIPNYSTIASKYNFTKTVVNQKPHESVTRKIRPATQGVPPSVQQIDNSKRPGTMPAIKKTPVPAPRVTEQPAATPGPSPSPRQPRWDHNRQIQAPAGQNHLQPGVTTPTPQQPQSLPTSPRHYRKKAETPAPAPRITEQPAVTTGTPPSNQPPRNRKNQIQKSSSQGSPQPGVDASIQPQTQSQPSSPKHYRKTSETPATTPPVAEQPAVTSGTPPQPSNQQRRKQTKPVQAPAEQKIMPPVQTPAGKAMSPPEAQVTTPPDPPPQTNTSGQQRKKGKHKQNQQPQVQPSSDQGQVQDTEEEAP